One stretch of Leptospira mtsangambouensis DNA includes these proteins:
- a CDS encoding phosphoribosylanthranilate isomerase — MGTRYKIKICGIKDLATLELCVDLQVDFVGLNFSPRSPRAITAETAENLLQLRKKSGFPKLVFLFFENEITEIKTLTERFQPDLIQLIRGDQLISPEIWDEFTETKKLLPAIRIQTKVTSDEDLEPKSSLVILDSYQKNLGGGTGHTFPWEYVTSVKRPFLLAGGITPENVKTALETVHPYGIDVASGVETDGKKDPNKIKTLVQNVRTL, encoded by the coding sequence ATGGGAACCAGATACAAAATTAAAATCTGTGGAATCAAAGACCTGGCCACATTAGAACTTTGTGTGGATCTCCAGGTCGATTTTGTTGGGCTTAACTTTTCTCCACGTTCCCCTCGTGCCATCACTGCCGAAACAGCAGAAAACCTTCTTCAGTTAAGAAAAAAATCTGGATTCCCAAAACTTGTATTTTTGTTTTTTGAAAACGAAATTACAGAAATCAAAACACTCACAGAACGTTTCCAACCGGACCTCATCCAACTCATCCGAGGAGACCAGTTGATTTCTCCAGAAATTTGGGATGAATTCACAGAAACAAAAAAGTTATTACCTGCCATCAGGATCCAAACCAAAGTCACAAGTGATGAGGACCTGGAACCAAAATCAAGTTTAGTGATTTTAGATAGTTATCAAAAAAATTTGGGTGGTGGTACAGGACATACTTTCCCTTGGGAATATGTAACATCCGTAAAACGACCTTTTTTACTCGCTGGAGGGATCACTCCAGAGAATGTAAAAACTGCTTTAGAAACCGTTCATCCTTATGGGATTGATGTGGCCAGTGGAGTGGAAACCGACGGAAA
- a CDS encoding TetR/AcrR family transcriptional regulator has product MQTPKEHTRKEILQAAREEFIQLGFEKASMRTIAKKAKVSTSNIYNYFENKEHLLTEILQPVLSGMEKAFAYVSHPDYFEKRFNDSYEAWQERFHIALDYVDANRDDFILLLTKSQGSHLEEFPDTVLTRLTKINFDQYSNFKEKNPSYKGEVSEFVVRNILSFFLNIFVQMVRQGISKQDMLIYQDSFLKFLHFGYKGSIASDLS; this is encoded by the coding sequence ATGCAAACTCCAAAAGAACATACACGAAAAGAAATCTTACAAGCGGCTCGAGAGGAATTCATCCAACTCGGTTTTGAGAAGGCTAGTATGCGAACCATTGCGAAAAAGGCAAAGGTATCCACGAGTAATATCTACAATTACTTTGAAAACAAAGAACACCTTCTAACAGAGATACTACAGCCGGTTCTTTCTGGAATGGAAAAAGCTTTTGCTTATGTATCTCATCCAGATTATTTCGAAAAAAGATTTAACGACAGTTATGAGGCGTGGCAAGAGAGATTTCATATTGCTCTTGATTATGTGGATGCAAATCGCGATGATTTTATCCTTCTCTTAACTAAATCACAAGGTTCCCATCTAGAAGAATTTCCAGATACGGTTCTCACTCGTCTCACCAAAATCAATTTTGACCAGTATAGCAATTTTAAAGAAAAAAATCCAAGTTACAAAGGGGAAGTGAGTGAGTTTGTTGTCCGCAACATCCTTTCCTTTTTTCTCAATATCTTTGTGCAGATGGTTCGCCAAGGAATTTCCAAACAGGATATGTTGATTTACCAGGATAGTTTCCTTAAATTTTTACACTTTGGGTACAAAGGATCGATTGCCTCTGATCTGAGTTGA
- a CDS encoding Mur ligase family protein encodes MLFFDFLYSLQNIEKTRNFNVFKNYSLDGLSDLFLFLKSKHKIQKPIRISVVGTNGKGSTSHYLASLLSILGYKTGLYTSPHLLTPLERFLIFLDGKPEVPKEEDVESFFKNTILPDLERYQSLSYFEFLTVFTYLYFAKENTEFEIWEAGLGGRLDSTKLVYADHVILTKIGLDHSEILGDTKEKICLEKLGILTDVCRNLVVMDPEDDSLRTLIQNFPKGKTKTQILPLEKKPTYLETNFLFSQAALIHLLPKETSKLSSISFASLEKPRGRMEVLQNSPEIVFDPAHNPDAIATTTREFAKTHPSFSLVLGSLPDKDREGILSQLVGLPLHSLILWEGSGFGAFPELPQGLTSITTKLQAEEDLRPLFRGRFPVLVLGSFRLYGIVAKLIQNTTNM; translated from the coding sequence ATGTTGTTTTTTGATTTTTTATATAGTTTGCAGAACATTGAAAAAACAAGGAACTTCAATGTTTTCAAAAACTATTCTTTAGATGGACTTTCCGACCTTTTTTTATTTTTAAAATCAAAACATAAAATACAAAAGCCCATCCGCATCAGTGTTGTCGGCACCAATGGAAAAGGTTCTACTTCTCATTACCTTGCTTCCCTTTTGTCAATTCTTGGATACAAAACGGGACTTTATACTTCTCCCCATCTACTGACACCGCTTGAACGTTTTCTAATTTTTTTAGATGGAAAACCAGAAGTTCCCAAAGAAGAGGATGTGGAATCTTTTTTTAAGAACACTATCCTTCCCGACTTAGAAAGGTACCAGTCACTTTCTTATTTTGAATTTTTAACCGTTTTTACTTATCTCTATTTTGCGAAAGAAAATACAGAATTTGAAATTTGGGAAGCAGGGCTTGGAGGAAGGCTTGATTCCACAAAACTTGTGTATGCCGACCATGTTATACTTACAAAAATAGGTTTGGATCATTCTGAAATTTTAGGAGATACCAAAGAAAAAATCTGTTTGGAAAAATTAGGAATCCTAACAGATGTTTGCCGAAATCTAGTGGTAATGGATCCAGAAGATGATTCCTTACGAACTCTCATTCAAAATTTTCCTAAAGGAAAAACTAAAACGCAAATCCTCCCCCTCGAAAAAAAACCTACCTATTTAGAAACCAACTTTCTTTTTTCCCAAGCGGCCCTAATCCATTTGCTTCCAAAAGAGACATCAAAGCTTAGCTCCATTTCCTTTGCCTCTTTGGAAAAACCCCGTGGTAGAATGGAAGTGTTACAAAACTCTCCCGAAATTGTTTTTGATCCGGCCCACAACCCGGACGCCATCGCGACGACCACACGTGAGTTTGCCAAAACACATCCCTCCTTCTCCCTTGTACTGGGAAGTCTCCCCGACAAAGACCGAGAAGGGATTCTGTCCCAACTGGTGGGCCTCCCCCTCCATTCCCTCATTCTTTGGGAAGGAAGTGGATTTGGGGCCTTCCCAGAACTTCCGCAAGGCCTAACATCCATCACCACGAAACTGCAAGCCGAAGAAGACCTGCGTCCCCTATTCCGAGGCAGATTTCCGGTATTGGTGTTAGGAAGTTTTCGTCTCTATGGAATTGTGGCAAAATTAATACAAAATACAACAAACATGTAA
- a CDS encoding shikimate dehydrogenase family protein: MYSKHTEIFGILGYPLGHTLSPWIHNTLFQLSGYDGVYLVFENERWNEIGLRPLLDLGVRGVSVTIPFKEWAYSQANIVCKASQTMGSSNTLLFREGIEAVNTDGTGAVRSILQANPDLLDPNLEKQILVLGSGGSAKGILFSIAESLQNNAKQGKIQRKVNILARNEVATKEILNSLGNPEWLGVTTKEKSLEEAENYDLVIHTTPVGMKGFGGEPILNSDFFTKKHTLFDIVYNPLETDLVKQAKKKKAEIIPGYHMLLYQGIRQFELFTNIQTKQKWIEKVESLLFKQLKNRK, from the coding sequence TTGTATTCAAAACACACTGAAATATTTGGGATCTTGGGATATCCCTTAGGTCATACCCTTTCGCCTTGGATTCATAACACTCTTTTCCAACTCTCTGGATATGATGGAGTGTATTTGGTTTTTGAAAACGAGCGATGGAATGAGATTGGGCTTCGTCCCTTGCTTGACTTGGGTGTAAGGGGGGTTTCCGTTACCATTCCTTTTAAAGAATGGGCTTATTCACAAGCGAACATTGTTTGTAAGGCATCCCAAACGATGGGTTCATCCAACACCCTACTCTTTCGCGAAGGAATTGAGGCAGTGAATACAGATGGGACTGGTGCTGTTAGATCCATTCTCCAAGCCAATCCGGATCTTTTAGATCCCAATTTGGAAAAACAAATTTTAGTTCTCGGGAGTGGGGGAAGTGCCAAAGGAATCTTATTTTCCATCGCAGAATCTCTCCAAAACAATGCGAAGCAGGGAAAGATCCAACGAAAGGTAAATATTCTTGCACGAAACGAAGTGGCAACGAAAGAAATTCTCAATTCTTTAGGAAATCCGGAATGGCTTGGTGTTACGACCAAAGAAAAATCTTTAGAAGAAGCGGAAAACTATGACCTCGTCATCCATACTACTCCAGTTGGCATGAAAGGATTTGGTGGGGAACCAATTCTAAACTCCGACTTTTTTACCAAAAAACATACGTTATTCGACATTGTTTACAATCCTTTGGAAACCGATTTAGTAAAACAGGCAAAGAAAAAAAAAGCAGAGATCATTCCAGGATACCATATGTTACTCTACCAAGGGATTAGACAATTTGAACTATTTACAAATATCCAAACAAAACAGAAATGGATTGAGAAGGTGGAGTCCCTACTTTTCAAACAATTGAAAAATCGTAAATAG
- a CDS encoding glycosyltransferase family 2 protein, protein MPLPLSCAIITLNEEDNISRTLAALSFIEDIVVIDSGSTDKTVELAKSHGARVFYRKFDNYADQKNFAIEKTKYDWVFAIDADEVVSDGLKSEIIELFNENKLESVGYLIPRLTYYLGKWIRFGGYYPNYQIRLFKKTAGEFSGGLVHERVKLSGKPIKLKNPLYHYSYKNISDHLQFIDRYSSLFAEEEFRKGKSSSVLWAFLKACFKGFYMYWIRLGILDGKQGFVLALLGFYYNFLKYLKLYEKSNSISSFFVMVDSVHDVKSSKPTKKDGNQIHVG, encoded by the coding sequence ATGCCTCTTCCTTTATCCTGTGCCATCATTACCCTCAACGAAGAGGATAACATCTCTCGCACTCTCGCTGCCCTTTCCTTTATTGAAGATATCGTTGTCATTGATTCTGGATCTACAGACAAAACAGTTGAACTAGCAAAATCCCATGGGGCTCGCGTTTTCTATCGTAAGTTTGATAACTACGCAGATCAAAAAAACTTTGCCATTGAAAAAACTAAGTATGATTGGGTGTTTGCCATTGATGCCGATGAAGTGGTATCAGATGGTTTAAAATCTGAAATCATAGAATTATTTAATGAAAACAAATTAGAATCCGTTGGTTATCTCATCCCTCGTTTGACTTATTATTTAGGAAAGTGGATTCGTTTTGGTGGATACTATCCTAACTACCAAATTCGTTTGTTTAAAAAAACAGCCGGAGAATTTAGCGGTGGTTTGGTGCACGAAAGAGTTAAACTTTCAGGAAAACCAATCAAACTAAAGAACCCACTCTATCATTATTCTTATAAAAATATTTCAGATCATTTACAGTTCATTGATCGTTATTCTAGTTTGTTTGCGGAAGAAGAATTTAGAAAAGGGAAATCGAGTTCTGTACTTTGGGCTTTTTTAAAAGCGTGTTTTAAAGGTTTTTATATGTATTGGATTCGGCTGGGAATCCTAGATGGGAAACAAGGATTTGTTCTCGCCCTACTAGGATTTTATTATAATTTTCTTAAGTATTTAAAGTTATATGAAAAATCGAATTCAATCTCTTCTTTCTTTGTTATGGTTGATTCGGTTCATGATGTAAAGAGCAGTAAACCCACCAAGAAAGATGGCAACCAAATTCACGTTGGATAA
- a CDS encoding histidine kinase: MEKISGMGKETSEISDHIKLHIENGKILSLKTHRVSKSVEEHIKEAVGLILDRLTYPTLVPTLYTIIKELAINACKANQKRVFFEERGYSMLNPSEYARGVREYREMFSEEMSNEFGMKAKKKGYFCLINFKFNDDGITIEVINNTPIAKEEEKAIRERLEKGMVYDDIAQFYMDNADTTEGAGLGLALILIMLKGEGIDPNFFRIIIGEDSTIARLEIPLSDKFISVRDPNQI, from the coding sequence ATGGAAAAGATTTCGGGTATGGGAAAGGAAACAAGCGAGATTTCTGATCACATCAAATTACACATCGAAAATGGGAAAATTCTCTCGCTAAAGACGCACCGGGTTTCCAAATCCGTTGAGGAACACATTAAGGAGGCCGTAGGTCTGATTCTGGATCGCCTCACTTACCCGACTCTTGTCCCAACCCTTTACACCATCATCAAAGAATTGGCCATCAATGCCTGCAAAGCCAACCAAAAACGTGTCTTTTTTGAGGAACGTGGATACAGTATGTTAAACCCCTCTGAATACGCCCGGGGGGTGAGAGAATACCGAGAAATGTTTTCCGAAGAGATGTCCAACGAATTTGGAATGAAAGCCAAAAAGAAAGGATACTTCTGCTTAATTAATTTTAAATTCAATGACGATGGAATCACCATCGAGGTCATCAACAACACTCCCATTGCCAAAGAAGAAGAAAAAGCCATTCGCGAACGATTGGAAAAAGGAATGGTATATGATGACATCGCTCAGTTCTATATGGACAATGCTGACACCACAGAAGGCGCCGGTCTTGGGCTTGCCCTCATTCTCATAATGCTCAAAGGGGAAGGTATCGACCCTAATTTCTTTCGTATCATCATCGGGGAAGATTCCACCATTGCTCGTCTGGAAATTCCTCTCTCTGATAAATTCATTTCTGTCCGCGACCCCAACCAAATTTAA